A region from the Lentimonas sp. CC4 genome encodes:
- a CDS encoding DUF1553 domain-containing protein, whose protein sequence is MRSSLSTFYMRMLCVVGLLCCVHAQGAKEQIVEPYESGKPAQMTELDRLLQSSLSAAELQFAANCSDAVFLRRVYLDVTGSLPPADGVQPFLQDQSVSKRAELIDALLASEGYAVYWAMRWSDLLRVKSEFPINLWPNAAQAYHEWIYQSLRENKPYDVFARELLTSSGSNFRRPEVNFYRAVQGQDAASLAQAAALAFMGTRLENWPESERLEFEQFFSRIAFKPTAEWKEEIVYVDPEPFTELALVTPDGEAIQMPATGDPREVFADWLIQPQNAWFARNMVNRQWAWLMGRGMIHEPDDIRADNLPTHPELLGYLERELVESGYDMKHVLRVILNSRAYQQSSLPSGDPVSAAEHFACYPVRRLDAEVLADVLCGLTGTEETYVSMIPEPFTYIPSDTRTIAIADGSISSPFLQLFGRPSRDTGLFAERDSSMTDKQALHMLNSSHVLKKINKSTWIRQVSKGTLDREKLTPLYLAFYGRKPMDAEVRIAQQYCAGKGKKRWAATQDLIWAMMNSKEFLYNH, encoded by the coding sequence ATGCGCTCAAGTCTTTCGACATTTTACATGCGTATGCTTTGTGTCGTCGGCCTGCTGTGCTGCGTGCATGCTCAGGGGGCGAAAGAGCAGATCGTCGAGCCGTATGAGTCGGGCAAGCCTGCTCAGATGACCGAGCTGGATCGCCTGTTGCAGTCGAGCCTGTCGGCGGCGGAGCTTCAGTTTGCTGCGAATTGCTCGGATGCCGTTTTTTTGCGGCGCGTGTATCTCGATGTCACGGGGAGTTTACCACCGGCTGATGGGGTGCAGCCCTTTCTGCAGGACCAGAGTGTGTCGAAACGTGCGGAGCTGATTGATGCGTTGCTGGCGAGTGAGGGGTATGCGGTGTATTGGGCGATGCGCTGGAGCGATCTGCTTCGAGTGAAGTCGGAGTTTCCGATCAACCTGTGGCCCAACGCGGCTCAAGCCTATCATGAGTGGATTTATCAATCGTTGCGCGAGAATAAGCCCTATGATGTGTTTGCACGCGAGTTGTTGACCAGTAGTGGAAGCAATTTCAGGCGACCGGAGGTGAATTTCTATCGGGCAGTGCAGGGGCAGGATGCTGCCTCGCTCGCACAGGCGGCGGCGTTGGCCTTTATGGGCACACGCTTGGAAAACTGGCCGGAGTCGGAGCGCCTCGAATTTGAGCAATTTTTCAGTCGTATCGCATTTAAGCCGACGGCGGAGTGGAAGGAAGAGATCGTGTATGTTGATCCTGAGCCGTTTACCGAGCTCGCTCTGGTCACGCCGGATGGCGAGGCGATTCAGATGCCAGCCACGGGCGATCCGCGCGAGGTGTTTGCGGATTGGTTAATCCAGCCGCAGAACGCATGGTTCGCGCGTAATATGGTGAACCGGCAGTGGGCCTGGTTGATGGGGCGCGGGATGATTCATGAGCCGGATGATATCCGTGCGGATAACTTGCCGACGCATCCCGAGCTGCTCGGCTACTTAGAGCGTGAGTTGGTCGAGTCGGGATACGATATGAAGCATGTCTTACGTGTGATTCTAAATTCTCGAGCCTATCAACAGTCCTCGTTGCCGAGTGGCGATCCTGTCTCGGCAGCGGAGCACTTTGCCTGCTATCCTGTGCGCCGCTTGGATGCTGAAGTGCTGGCGGATGTGCTCTGTGGATTGACGGGGACGGAAGAGACCTATGTGAGTATGATCCCCGAACCGTTTACTTACATCCCCAGTGATACGCGCACGATAGCGATTGCGGATGGCAGTATTAGTAGCCCGTTTTTACAACTGTTTGGCCGACCTTCGCGTGATACGGGTTTGTTTGCGGAGCGGGATTCTTCAATGACTGATAAGCAGGCACTGCACATGCTGAACTCTTCGCATGTCTTGAAAAAAATTAATAAGTCGACGTGGATTCGACAGGTGTCGAAGGGGACGCTGGATCGTGAGAAATTGACGCCGCTGTATCTTGCATTTTACGGGCGCAAGCCAATGGATGCGGAAGTGCGTATTGCTCAACAATATTGTGCGGGGAAGGGCAAAAAACGTTGGGCCGCGACTCAGGATCTAATCTGGGCGATGATGAACTCGAAAGAATTTCTGTATAATCACTAG
- a CDS encoding DUF1501 domain-containing protein, which produces MKYSYETLTRREAIQRGLLYAAGAAGLSRLPLSAITTPNQIKPRAKAVIQIWLWGGPAHLDTFDPKPEAGADYCGPFADPIETNVSGMRINQLMPQLAQQADKYSLIRGMTHGVNAHETASYLTQTGHMPSRYVHPTMGAVVNYFKGERVGYDGVVPPYVVLTRPQGRFSESGFLGSQYQPFSTGGDPNKEVFAVEGIVAEGISDKRQAARRQLLGQMDLLGRNLGECVEFQQYDSAQAEAYQLILGESRGIFNLGQEDDVIRERYGRNNFGQSCLMARRLVENGVPYVTINYRGWDTHKGHFNLMNRMLPELDQGVANLLQDLSARGLLDSTIVWVGGEFGRTPKVQWEPPWSGGRGHFGNCFSTMIAGGGFAGGNVVGESDARGEEVSDRPVYPVDLLGSMYELMGIDPEAKLPNPHDVEMTVLAKESDQSVKRAGLLREIMPSVS; this is translated from the coding sequence ATGAAATATAGTTACGAAACTCTGACACGTCGCGAAGCAATACAGCGTGGGCTCCTCTATGCTGCCGGAGCCGCGGGGTTGAGTCGCCTGCCGCTGTCGGCGATCACTACGCCGAATCAGATTAAGCCGCGGGCCAAAGCAGTGATCCAGATCTGGCTCTGGGGTGGCCCTGCGCATTTGGATACCTTTGATCCAAAGCCGGAAGCGGGGGCGGATTACTGTGGCCCGTTTGCGGATCCGATCGAGACGAATGTCTCGGGGATGCGGATCAATCAACTCATGCCACAGCTCGCGCAGCAGGCGGATAAATACAGTCTAATTCGTGGCATGACGCATGGTGTGAATGCGCACGAAACGGCGTCTTACCTGACGCAGACTGGCCATATGCCGAGCCGCTATGTGCACCCGACGATGGGTGCAGTGGTGAATTATTTTAAAGGTGAGCGTGTCGGTTACGATGGAGTCGTGCCGCCGTATGTGGTGCTGACTCGTCCGCAGGGGCGCTTTTCAGAATCAGGCTTTCTGGGCTCGCAGTATCAACCGTTCTCAACGGGCGGCGACCCGAATAAGGAGGTGTTTGCCGTAGAGGGCATCGTGGCCGAAGGGATCTCAGATAAGCGACAGGCCGCGCGTCGTCAGCTTCTCGGGCAGATGGATCTGTTGGGACGGAACCTGGGCGAGTGTGTGGAGTTTCAGCAGTATGATTCAGCTCAAGCGGAGGCGTATCAATTAATCCTCGGTGAATCGCGTGGCATTTTTAATTTAGGCCAAGAGGATGATGTGATTCGTGAACGCTATGGTCGCAACAACTTCGGACAAAGCTGTCTGATGGCGCGGCGCTTAGTGGAGAATGGCGTGCCTTACGTGACGATTAATTATCGAGGATGGGACACGCACAAGGGGCACTTTAATTTAATGAATCGGATGCTTCCGGAACTGGACCAAGGCGTAGCGAATTTACTGCAGGATCTCTCAGCTCGTGGTTTGCTGGATAGCACGATTGTTTGGGTCGGTGGTGAATTTGGGCGCACGCCTAAGGTGCAGTGGGAGCCGCCTTGGAGTGGTGGCCGTGGGCATTTTGGAAATTGTTTCTCGACGATGATTGCTGGCGGCGGTTTTGCGGGTGGCAATGTGGTCGGCGAGTCCGATGCGCGTGGCGAAGAAGTGAGCGATCGTCCCGTTTATCCGGTCGATCTACTTGGCAGTATGTATGAGTTGATGGGGATCGACCCTGAGGCGAAATTGCCGAACCCGCATGATGTTGAGATGACTGTGCTTGCGAAGGAATCGGATCAGTCAGTCAAGCGTGCGGGGCTTCTGCGAGAAATCATGCCCAGCGTGTCGTAA
- a CDS encoding Rid family hydrolase: MKTLHPLQLVKASIPYTSDEALIHAASFIGRGGLTEYHLMIQPNLSGNFELQLERVAEAYAYALSHLGLDPDGAVLRRFFCSDPANQQAILEGHPLADLEAPCVASFVGQPPLTGGKVALWAYHVQSTDGDLRKRRTGNTLAWERGALTHYWTTNLVDATASDSYAQTHTIFEDYVSFLEQRKMTLALNVVRTWLYVRDVDSNYEGLVDARRELFLEHGLTPQTNYIASTGIEGRSAQAAVKVSMDAYAVAGLLPEQIRFLQAPDHLGPTHLYGVSFERATATRYRDRQHIYISGTASINPAGEILHEGDVLGQLSRTLLNIEALLQDTSADLDAVAHFIVYLRDPDDAERVNAVLKARFPDTPMVVVWAPVCRPGWLIEIEAIAITGYEDEALPVY; this comes from the coding sequence ATGAAAACGCTCCATCCGCTCCAATTAGTGAAAGCATCGATTCCGTATACTTCAGACGAGGCCTTGATCCACGCTGCATCGTTCATTGGACGAGGTGGGCTGACGGAATATCATTTAATGATTCAGCCTAACCTGAGTGGCAATTTTGAGTTGCAGCTGGAACGTGTTGCAGAGGCATATGCGTATGCACTTTCGCACTTAGGACTCGATCCAGACGGAGCCGTGCTGCGGCGTTTTTTCTGTAGTGATCCTGCCAATCAGCAAGCGATCTTGGAGGGGCACCCATTGGCAGATCTTGAAGCGCCATGCGTGGCGTCATTCGTTGGGCAACCGCCGTTGACTGGTGGCAAAGTCGCGCTCTGGGCCTATCATGTGCAGTCGACCGACGGTGATTTGCGCAAGCGTCGAACGGGCAACACGCTAGCGTGGGAGCGTGGAGCGCTAACGCATTATTGGACAACGAATCTCGTCGATGCCACTGCGTCAGATTCGTATGCGCAGACGCATACCATCTTCGAAGACTATGTGAGTTTCTTGGAGCAACGTAAGATGACGCTCGCGCTCAATGTCGTGCGCACATGGTTGTATGTGCGCGATGTGGATTCGAATTATGAGGGCTTGGTCGATGCGCGCCGTGAATTATTTCTGGAGCATGGCTTAACGCCACAAACGAACTATATCGCCAGCACCGGTATTGAAGGCCGCTCGGCGCAGGCCGCAGTGAAGGTGTCGATGGATGCGTATGCTGTGGCAGGATTGCTGCCTGAGCAGATCCGTTTCTTGCAGGCGCCAGACCACCTCGGCCCGACGCACCTGTATGGGGTGAGCTTCGAGCGTGCGACGGCGACGCGTTATCGTGACCGCCAGCACATTTATATTTCTGGAACCGCGAGTATTAATCCCGCAGGCGAAATACTGCACGAAGGCGACGTGCTCGGTCAGTTGAGCCGAACACTTCTAAATATCGAAGCGTTGCTGCAGGATACGTCGGCCGATTTGGATGCGGTCGCACACTTTATCGTGTATCTGCGCGACCCCGATGATGCCGAACGAGTCAACGCCGTCTTAAAAGCGCGCTTCCCCGATACACCAATGGTCGTGGTCTGGGCACCCGTGTGTCGTCCTGGTTGGTTGATCGAGATCGAAGCCATCGCGATCACCGGGTATGAGGATGAGGCGTTGCCAGTGTATTGA
- a CDS encoding type II secretion system F family protein → MISHKLLSNWYLQLAEHLESGTMLAEALSVCTGPSVKDRFRMSALIEAGTPIEAVMNTAPAWLPKADRVFISTAMETGRLPQTLRNLSDRHERIGANQLKVILGILYPLGVYHIAALVLPVVRMIDYEVGFTWDAKQHLLQSSLLIGPLWALIALILFLVKTDNPMLPRILRGIPLLRRYSKAQALADFAYALGTFIDAGVPMDSAWGGSARIAHDPSITRAYRAMEPTFAAGADPATQLKSHKIFPPDFVAFYAAGTQSGKLDQMMLKSGQQYQTQANHAMTYASIVYPTLLFACVAAFIVFTIFQVYGGYLDLLSELAE, encoded by the coding sequence ATGATTTCCCACAAACTGCTGTCCAACTGGTATCTGCAACTGGCCGAGCACCTCGAATCCGGCACGATGCTAGCGGAGGCGCTCTCAGTCTGCACTGGCCCATCAGTCAAAGATCGATTCAGGATGAGTGCTTTAATCGAAGCAGGCACTCCAATAGAGGCAGTCATGAACACTGCACCTGCTTGGCTACCGAAGGCCGACCGCGTCTTCATCAGCACAGCAATGGAAACCGGTCGGCTCCCACAGACCTTACGCAACCTCTCCGACCGCCACGAGCGTATCGGAGCGAATCAGCTCAAAGTCATACTCGGCATACTCTACCCACTCGGCGTCTATCACATCGCCGCCCTCGTGCTGCCAGTCGTTCGAATGATCGACTACGAAGTAGGATTCACTTGGGATGCCAAACAACACCTACTGCAAAGCTCACTACTCATCGGCCCACTCTGGGCACTCATCGCACTCATACTCTTTCTAGTTAAAACCGACAACCCGATGCTGCCGCGTATTCTGCGCGGCATTCCTCTGCTCCGGCGTTACAGCAAAGCACAGGCACTCGCCGACTTCGCCTACGCACTCGGCACCTTCATCGACGCCGGCGTGCCAATGGACAGCGCATGGGGAGGCTCAGCACGCATCGCACACGATCCATCCATCACACGCGCCTACCGCGCGATGGAGCCGACCTTTGCCGCAGGCGCAGACCCCGCCACACAGCTGAAATCACATAAAATCTTTCCGCCCGACTTCGTCGCCTTCTACGCAGCCGGCACCCAAAGCGGCAAACTCGACCAGATGATGCTTAAGAGCGGCCAACAATATCAAACACAGGCCAACCACGCGATGACCTACGCCTCCATCGTTTATCCCACACTACTCTTTGCCTGCGTCGCCGCATTCATCGTCTTCACGATTTTCCAAGTTTACGGCGGCTATTTGGATCTGCTCAGCGAACTAGCTGAATAA
- the yihA gene encoding ribosome biogenesis GTP-binding protein YihA/YsxC produces MRIETATFRTSALDLEACPPSWQPEFAFVGRSNVGKSSLINMLTGKKELAKTSSVPGKTQLINFFDINKTWSLVDLPGYGYARLSKAKQNDFNINVSGYLTERENLKHVFALVDSRMEPLEGDLAFIEWLQACKLPVSIVFTKSDKSSDTTVENHAQQFLQKLDEWGIQAVKAFSCSAKTRAGRNEILQFIETMLPKVKKTKNQQPISLGWMQKKKR; encoded by the coding sequence ATGAGAATTGAAACCGCCACCTTCCGCACCAGCGCACTCGACCTCGAAGCATGCCCGCCCTCTTGGCAGCCTGAATTCGCATTTGTCGGCCGCTCTAATGTAGGCAAGTCCTCGCTCATCAACATGCTCACTGGCAAGAAAGAGCTCGCGAAAACATCCAGTGTGCCCGGCAAGACGCAGCTCATCAATTTCTTCGACATCAACAAGACATGGAGCCTCGTTGATCTCCCCGGCTATGGCTACGCACGGCTTTCCAAGGCCAAGCAAAACGATTTCAACATCAATGTGAGCGGCTATCTCACGGAGCGGGAAAACCTAAAGCATGTGTTTGCGCTGGTGGACTCCCGTATGGAACCACTCGAAGGCGACCTCGCCTTTATCGAATGGCTGCAAGCCTGCAAACTCCCCGTTTCGATTGTCTTCACCAAATCGGACAAAAGCTCGGATACGACTGTAGAGAATCACGCGCAACAATTCCTCCAGAAATTAGACGAATGGGGCATTCAAGCCGTCAAAGCCTTTAGCTGCTCTGCGAAAACCCGCGCCGGGCGCAACGAGATCCTCCAATTCATTGAGACGATGCTACCGAAGGTTAAAAAGACCAAAAACCAGCAGCCCATATCTTTGGGTTGGATGCAGAAAAAGAAGCGGTAG
- a CDS encoding bile acid:sodium symporter family protein, which produces MKKLLRTNGFILCLLMGVGLAICCPEPATKGGFLHTEWTTQLGVALIFFLQGLSLPTRSLAAGYKPKRLHVFVLSWNYLWFPVVMGVLLIPLSLLLTPELCVGFWLLSILPTTVASAIAFTSIAEGNTANAIFSTIFSNLLAVLIVPTVAVAYLASETAIEISLTGIFVSLARLLVLPLIVGQVARQFMRALAGRMAKTAKPISSGIIIFIVHAAFAQSVSSGLLDELSIGLIFAVAVGIGAVMLATCALVWWSSSWLSVTRSQRIAAFFCASQKSMATGLPLASSILLAAPGVIDPAMVLIPMICFHPLQLMFAGVLAGRLRK; this is translated from the coding sequence ATGAAGAAATTACTACGGACAAATGGGTTTATACTGTGCCTCTTGATGGGGGTTGGGCTCGCCATTTGCTGTCCTGAACCCGCGACCAAGGGTGGCTTTCTGCATACTGAGTGGACGACGCAGTTAGGTGTGGCTCTAATTTTCTTCTTGCAGGGGCTTTCCTTGCCGACGCGTTCGTTGGCGGCGGGCTATAAGCCGAAGCGTCTCCATGTGTTCGTTCTTTCGTGGAATTACCTCTGGTTTCCTGTGGTGATGGGCGTGTTGCTCATTCCGCTGTCTTTACTGCTAACGCCGGAATTGTGCGTTGGCTTTTGGTTGTTGTCGATTTTACCAACGACGGTGGCCTCGGCGATCGCATTTACTTCGATTGCGGAGGGCAATACCGCCAATGCAATTTTTTCGACGATCTTTTCGAATCTATTGGCGGTGTTGATCGTGCCGACTGTTGCAGTGGCTTATTTGGCGAGTGAGACTGCGATTGAGATCTCTTTGACGGGGATTTTTGTGAGCTTAGCTCGGCTGTTGGTGTTGCCACTGATCGTCGGGCAGGTCGCTCGTCAATTTATGCGTGCGTTGGCAGGTCGTATGGCAAAGACAGCGAAGCCGATCAGTAGTGGCATTATTATCTTTATTGTGCATGCCGCGTTTGCGCAGAGTGTGAGCTCGGGACTGTTGGATGAGCTATCCATCGGGCTCATCTTTGCAGTCGCTGTCGGCATTGGGGCGGTCATGTTGGCTACCTGTGCACTGGTTTGGTGGAGTTCGTCGTGGTTGAGCGTGACACGTTCGCAGCGAATTGCCGCCTTCTTTTGCGCGAGCCAGAAATCCATGGCCACGGGCTTGCCGCTGGCGTCCTCCATTTTATTGGCTGCCCCAGGAGTGATTGACCCTGCGATGGTGTTGATTCCAATGATCTGCTTTCACCCCTTGCAATTGATGTTTGCCGGAGTGCTTGCCGGGCGATTGCGGAAGTAG
- a CDS encoding DUF3127 domain-containing protein: protein MHELSGTVKEIFEEQTFGSGFNKRAFVVTTEADKYPQDVQFECLKDKVQLVSSLNKGDKVKVTFDINGREWQGRYFVNLAAWKIESLAGGGDSSTPPPFDPADEVLDEEPPF from the coding sequence ATGCACGAACTATCCGGAACCGTAAAAGAAATCTTCGAAGAACAAACCTTTGGCAGCGGCTTTAACAAGCGCGCCTTCGTGGTCACCACAGAGGCCGACAAATACCCCCAAGACGTTCAATTCGAATGCCTCAAGGATAAAGTCCAACTCGTCAGCAGCTTGAACAAAGGTGACAAAGTCAAAGTGACTTTCGACATCAATGGTCGTGAGTGGCAGGGTCGTTACTTCGTCAATCTCGCAGCATGGAAGATCGAAAGCCTTGCAGGTGGTGGCGATAGCAGCACACCGCCTCCCTTCGATCCAGCCGACGAAGTCCTCGACGAAGAGCCACCATTTTAA
- a CDS encoding GPR1/FUN34/YaaH family transporter: MAENKVQLGNPAVVGLAGFGLTTLLLQFHNLGLCGLGPVVAMGFAFGGMAQLIAGFMEQKMGNNFGFAAFCSYGAFWIGLSIIFMLNHFGIYASSGTDVGFFLIAWTLFTLILWVASWFIHTAMATTFTTLVIGFLLLDVGHFGFPVLNTVAAYVLIVCALCAWYMMAAIIINGVAGKPLLKVGKPWINLNKAPEPTEAPAGDLKFASESAS; this comes from the coding sequence ATGGCAGAGAATAAAGTTCAATTAGGAAACCCTGCAGTCGTCGGACTTGCTGGATTTGGTCTCACAACACTGTTGCTACAGTTTCACAATCTTGGGTTGTGCGGCCTCGGGCCAGTCGTCGCAATGGGCTTTGCGTTCGGTGGCATGGCTCAGTTAATTGCTGGCTTCATGGAGCAAAAGATGGGCAACAACTTCGGTTTTGCTGCGTTTTGCAGTTATGGTGCGTTCTGGATCGGGCTGAGCATTATTTTTATGCTCAACCACTTTGGGATCTATGCATCCTCTGGAACGGATGTCGGCTTCTTCCTGATTGCATGGACACTGTTTACGCTCATTTTGTGGGTGGCTTCTTGGTTCATCCACACTGCGATGGCGACCACTTTTACGACACTTGTGATCGGTTTCCTACTACTTGACGTCGGCCACTTTGGCTTCCCTGTGCTCAACACAGTGGCTGCGTATGTGCTGATCGTCTGTGCGCTCTGTGCATGGTATATGATGGCTGCCATCATCATCAACGGTGTCGCTGGCAAGCCACTGCTTAAAGTCGGTAAGCCTTGGATCAATTTGAATAAAGCCCCTGAGCCAACCGAAGCGCCTGCAGGAGATCTCAAGTTCGCTAGCGAATCTGCTAGCTAG
- a CDS encoding MotA/TolQ/ExbB proton channel family protein, translated as MKPYATNWRTLASYAPASLLTLALTSLAHAQDAAPEAAATAAEDSLNLWGLIQQGGWAMYPLGTCSLIMFFLIFYSWKETAPKKFFTADQLSAASNALESGDIEQGRKHLDDGSNLLARALSPALKKIKKGREKAENLFIENLEAEENGVSQWVTYLNVVASVAPMIGLLGTVSGMISAFQTIGRGGMGRPELLAGDIGEALITTATGLVIGIPAMIAYFILRNRLNSAMIATAQAGTDLIEAADEADEAEK; from the coding sequence ATGAAACCATACGCAACCAACTGGCGGACACTCGCAAGCTACGCCCCCGCTAGCCTACTCACACTCGCACTCACCTCACTCGCGCACGCTCAAGACGCCGCGCCCGAAGCAGCCGCGACCGCTGCCGAAGACAGCCTCAACCTCTGGGGACTCATTCAACAAGGCGGCTGGGCAATGTATCCACTCGGCACCTGCTCGTTGATCATGTTCTTCCTGATATTCTATTCGTGGAAAGAAACCGCCCCGAAGAAATTCTTTACAGCCGATCAATTAAGCGCCGCGAGCAACGCACTGGAAAGCGGCGATATCGAGCAAGGCCGCAAACACCTCGACGACGGTAGTAACCTACTCGCCCGCGCCCTCTCACCTGCGTTAAAGAAGATCAAAAAAGGCCGCGAGAAAGCCGAAAATTTGTTCATCGAAAACCTGGAAGCCGAGGAAAACGGCGTCTCACAATGGGTCACCTACCTCAACGTCGTCGCGTCCGTCGCACCCATGATCGGCCTGCTTGGCACAGTAAGCGGCATGATTAGCGCCTTCCAAACCATTGGCCGCGGGGGTATGGGGCGCCCTGAGTTACTGGCAGGTGACATTGGCGAAGCCCTCATCACCACCGCCACTGGCCTAGTGATCGGCATCCCAGCGATGATCGCCTACTTCATTCTACGCAATCGTCTTAACTCCGCTATGATCGCCACCGCCCAAGCAGGCACCGACCTGATCGAAGCCGCAGACGAAGCGGACGAGGCAGAAAAGTGA